CTGTATAagatcaaatcaaatcaattaagagagagagagagagtgtgtgtgtgtgtatgtaATAAACAATCTCTATACAAaagggttttttttttagttgttagttggttttttttttttctaatttctaATAAAAGTATATTAATTctaaattttgaaaataaaaaataaaaataaaaataaataaataaaaaaagagttCTATACTTTTGAAAACAACCCATCTAATTAATTGGAAACTCCCAATCTATTCTTCAATCTTAAACTCACagttttattgttttcctttctttttttttttttacggTGGTTtctcattattattattattattattattattattattatttgattgttgatcttccaatttttgtaaattatcattCAAATGATGTATACTTTGTTGTAATGATTGAGTATACTTATATAATTCTTGATATTGTTCATAAGATATAAATTGTGGTCCATTAATCAGTGGGATAGAGTttgttgaagttgatgGTGCAGATCTAGGACCAAcaggaggaggaggaggtgGTGGACCAGGAGGAGGAGGTGGATGAGCCAGTGATGGTGTCATCTGTATTGACCTTCTTTCTCCAGTTCCTTGTATTGGTATAGTATTAGgttgtttgttgatggGACGACTTGGCAATATCGAACCATGAATTCGGGGATCAATTTCAGTTTTCAGAAGtgatgaaaatatttgTGGATTTAATAGAGGTTGTAAAGTAGTTGGCAGTCCCGATGTTGTAATAGCTGTTAATTGATGAGATTGATTAGTTATTGGTGGATGTGATGGATAAACagaaccaccaccaccaccaccaccaccaacaaaaGATGATTGATGTCGAAAAACATGTAATTTAGGTGAAGGAAGATGCTCTTGATCAGTATGAGATTGATCACTTTCATGATTAATATGTTTGACTTGACTTGTACTTGTAGTAACAGTTTGAGGTAAATTATTAACTGATGGTATATCACCAGTTGAACTTCTTAAAGGTTTTCTTGAAGAGTCattttgatgttgattCAGGTACAAAGTTTGCAACTTGGTATGTGttgttaaagaaaatgtcGGTGGTGCTGTGTGTGGAGGTGGTGGTATAACAGGTAACAATTGATGAcctggttgttgttgttgttgttgttgttgttgatattggaAAGGAGGAAGTAATTGggttggtggtggtggataATGGTTATAAGCAGGATAGGGATAGTAATAGGGTAAATTATGTGTAGGTGTTAGAGATTTAGATGATGACAAAGATGTATTTGTTGGATACAGAACTGATGAGGGTTGATTTCTCCAAGATAGTGGTTGAgtatttggtttattttgaataaatgtATTACTACTTTGTGAAGCTGATCTAGGAGGatgatttgttgtttgattaTTAACATGAGAATGTGGTTGAGTTTGCAATTGAGGTAAACTAAGTTGTCGTAATCGTGGATAATGTTGATGAGGTGATATTGGTTCAATATTTCCCGAATGTAAATTATCTTTGTGATGAGGgtgattgttgttttcgGAATAATTTGTTGACCTGCTTGGTTGGAACGATGAACCATTAACAACATCGTTATCCACCAATCTGTCATTCGGTACATCCTGACTTGCATTTCCATTTGTTATATTATCATCTTGGTTGTTAGCTTGTAATATATGTGATTCAAGTTTTGAGTTTGCAGTTGTAGTTGCAGAACCGGTACATGCATTTTGTGAATTTTGATGTCTTGTTAAAGCATCAGGTCTAGCAAAACTTCTTAAACATTTAGAACATGAATAAGGTTTCTCTCCAGTATGCAATTTCTCATGTCGTTTTAAATCATGAATTCTTCGAAATCGTAAATTACATACTTGACAAATATGAGGTTTTAAAGATGaatgaatcaattcatGACTCACCATATTATGTTTCCGTGTAAATCCTTGAGCAcaaattttacaaaaatatCTCTTGActaatttttgtttgactGAAGGAGTTGATTGTAAATGTTCATTAACATTTTGTTGACCTCGTTGTGACTGTGACTGTGactgttgtggttgttgttgaaagtTTTGTATGTCTGGTATATGAATAGTTGAAGGCGGTACTCCTCCTACAGGACTTTTCACTGCTGGTATTATTATATCATTACGATGTGTTGAATCAACTCGTCTATGAAAAATATGTCCATTtgttaattgttgaatagAAGGTAATTTTGGACGAATAGATTCATTTACATTTTGAGTTTGTTCATGATTAGATTCCAGATTCATTTCTTAAAATGAATATTatgtttaaataaatattatagAAGTTTTATTGTGATGTTTGAGATTAGtgaatatttaatatttttcatataacaacaaaaaaaaccaattgGAGTGGTGGTTTATTGGGGTAACCACTTTTGATGCTTAATTGTAA
This is a stretch of genomic DNA from Candida dubliniensis CD36 chromosome 1, complete sequence. It encodes these proteins:
- a CDS encoding transcriptional regulator, putative, with the translated sequence MNSESNHEQTQNVNESIRPKLPSIQQLTNGHIFHRRVDSTHRNDIIIPAVKSPVGGVPPSTIHIPDIQNFQQQPQQSQSQSQRGQQNVNEHLQSTPSVKQKLVKRYFCKICAQGFTRKHNMVSHELIHSSLKPHICQVCNLRFRRIHDLKRHEKLHTGEKPYSCSKCLRSFARPDALTRHQNSQNACTGSATTTANSKLESHILQANNQDDNITNGNASQDVPNDRLVDNDVVNGSSFQPSRSTNYSENNNHPHHKDNLHSGNIEPISPHQHYPRLRQLSLPQLQTQPHSHVNNQTTNHPPRSASQSSNTFIQNKPNTQPLSWRNQPSSVSYPTNTSLSSSKSLTPTHNLPYYYPYPAYNHYPPPPTQLLPPFQYQQQQQQQQQPGHQLLPVIPPPPHTAPPTFSLTTHTKLQTLYSNQHQNDSSRKPLRSSTGDIPSVNNLPQTVTTSTSQVKHINHESDQSHTDQEHLPSPKLHVFRHQSSFVGGGGGGGGSVYPSHPPITNQSHQLTAITTSGSPTTLQPLLNPQIFSSLSKTEIDPRIHGSILPSRPINKQPNTIPIQGTGERRSIQMTPSSAHPPPPPGPPPPPPPVGPRSAPSTSTNSIPSINGPQFISYEQYQELYKYTQSLQQSIHHLNDNLQKLEDQQSNNNNNNNNNNNNEKPP